From a single Pseudophryne corroboree isolate aPseCor3 chromosome 6, aPseCor3.hap2, whole genome shotgun sequence genomic region:
- the LOC134934530 gene encoding uncharacterized protein LOC134934530, producing MYASIGTPPDITHAVSRASQFAINLGRQHRNAVKIILRYLRGTSSLKLVFTKSKGTTLEVFCDADWGSYEDDRRSYTGYLFLLAGAAVSWVSRKQPTVVLSTTEARHLQKLQKKLYE from the coding sequence atgtatgcaagtattggaactccccccgacatcacacatgcagtgagccgggcaagccagtttgcaattaaccTTGGGAGGCAACACAGGAATGCAGTCAAAATAATCTTAAGGTACTTAAgaggtacaagttcattaaagttggtgtttacaaagtcaaaaggtacgactttggaagttttctgtgatgccgattGGGGATCATATGAGGATGACCGTCGTTCCTATACAGGATACTTGTTCCTTTTGGCAGGCGCAGCCGTTAGCTGGGtgagcagaaagcaacccactgttgtcctatccaccactgaggcacggcacttacagaaactgcaaaagaagctttatgaatga